DNA from Pseudomonadota bacterium:
ATCTATTCATGGTATAAGTTGGCATATTATGGATGAAGCCCCAGATAGGGGCAGCATTATAAAACAAGTTATTTTCCCAATTGATATAGATGAAACAGCTCTCAGTCTTAACCTTAAATGTTATACGCATGCTCTAGAATCTTTTAAAGAACTCATAAAAGAACTATCTGTAGGTTCTATTATTGAAAAAAAACAAGATTTAAGCCATAGGACTTACTTCTCTCTTCATCAAAAACCTCATAATTTTGGATTTGTTTATTGGAATAATTCTGCTGAAGCTATTGATAGGCAATATCGGGCTCTTTATTTTGGTAATTACCCTAATACATTAACTACCTTCAAAGTATTGATAGGTAAAAAGATTTATATCCCCTCTACATTAGAGGTTTTGCTTGCTCGATCTAATACTTCACCAGGAACAATCGTTAAAATAAGCAATCATGGAATCCAAATCTCTACCAAAACTCAAGATATCCTTCTTTCTCATTTTAAAACTTTAGAAGGGGATGAATGCAAACTTGAAGATGCTTTAGAAAAAGAGGTTATTTCTGTAGGAGATAAATTAAAAGCACCTTCAAAAAAAATTATAAATAAATTACATGAATTTTCTACAAATATATTCCCTTTTGAAATTTTTTGGAGAAAAAACCTAGATAATATAGCGCTTCCTCAGTTACAATTTATAAAATATTCTTCTATCTTTAATGAATCGTTATCTCAAAAGACCAAACAAAATAAATTTGTTATTCACTCTGAAAAACTTTCTAGCTATCGTAGAGAAGAACAACATATTTCTTTTACAGATACGCTTATTTCAGCTTTCTTGATTTATATAAGTCGATTAGAAAATTTGTCTTTCTTTAGCGTAGGGCTTGTTAACTCTTTCTTAACCAGTTTGCCTAAAAATGAAAAAACCTTTTTCCCAAAGTATGTTCCCTTAACATGCTCTATCTTACCCACTGTAAAAGTATCAAATATATTAGAAGAAATTAAAGGGCAAATAAAAAAAGTCAACGAACATAAGTCTTATTTTAAAGATATTTTTGTACGGCATCCAGAATTAAATAAAGATAAACATTATTTATCTATTATCATTCATATTGGAAATCCCGAGAAAATAAAAGATGCTTTTGATGAAAAAACAAGCCTTCTTCTCAATATTAATGATAGCAATAAGAGCTATACTCTTTATGTTAACGATAGATTAGATAAAGTTTTAAAGTCACTATTCAAAAATTTTCCCGAGCACATTAGAATCTTATTTAAT
Protein-coding regions in this window:
- a CDS encoding AMP-binding protein; translation: MNKIFTCYIISETTLGIQCAEVLIKEGCQLLGIISPDVKTQQWASQHNIPCIASIKEFRALTPKPNFDYLFSIVNTRILPKDLLILPRHNAINYHDAPLPKYAGVNATSWAILNQESIHGISWHIMDEAPDRGSIIKQVIFPIDIDETALSLNLKCYTHALESFKELIKELSVGSIIEKKQDLSHRTYFSLHQKPHNFGFVYWNNSAEAIDRQYRALYFGNYPNTLTTFKVLIGKKIYIPSTLEVLLARSNTSPGTIVKISNHGIQISTKTQDILLSHFKTLEGDECKLEDALEKEVISVGDKLKAPSKKIINKLHEFSTNIFPFEIFWRKNLDNIALPQLQFIKYSSIFNESLSQKTKQNKFVIHSEKLSSYRREEQHISFTDTLISAFLIYISRLENLSFFSVGLVNSFLTSLPKNEKTFFPKYVPLTCSILPTVKVSNILEEIKGQIKKVNEHKSYFKDIFVRHPELNKDKHYLSIIIHIGNPEKIKDAFDEKTSLLLNINDSNKSYTLYVNDRLDKVLKSLFKNFPEHIRILFNQIINFPEKRIDEFSIITQKEKQKLLIEWNATQADYPENTDIHHLFEEQVEKTPQNIALVYEDEQLTYQELNDRANQLAHYLRSKGVGPDILVAIAVERSFDMIIGLLGILKAGGAYVPLDPSYPPERLQFMLGDTKAPL